Genomic DNA from Peribacillus sp. FSL H8-0477:
TTTCAATCCTTTTGGGTAACTTTGTAAATAATCGTCAATTTACTAATCCATGTTTCCTATTCGTCTTTAAACACCTACTTTCACCATAAAATTATGATAATATTAACAAAATTATATGTTTAAGGAAGGGTTGGATATGAATCGCATTATACTAATCACCGTATGTTTATTAGCTATTACTTCAATAACATCAGGTAGCCTTTACTGGAGTAAGCAGCAGCAGGAGACCGTTAACAATGCTAAGGTGACACTTAAAAATGTACAAGCAGCAGAACGCTCACAATCAACAAAGGCTGACCTTCCCGAACAAACTAAAGGTGAGGATAAAACATCATTAAGTGAAATTAAAGACTACTATATTTCTCTTTTCAATGACCTCGAAGTACAGGAAACCAGTAAGGCCGATCAACTTCTTGTACAAGCAAAAGCCGATCAGGTAAGCGGAAAATTTTCCAAAGCTGAAGTAACGACGAAGTACCAGGATTTATCTCAGAAATTAGAGCAAAACGCTGATCAAACATTTGATCTTTTGTATGAGGCTGTACATGCTGATTTAAGCAAGAATGGTCACAGTACAAGTGAGGCAAAAGAGTTCAAAACCACCTATCACACTAAGAAAAAAGAACGAATTGACCGCATTATGACGAAGTTAAATAAAATGTAAGCAAAAAAGCTTCCTGCTGGAAGCTTTTTTTATTAAAAAATTCCTAATACCTTTTTTCGCTTAACACGGTGTGGTTCCTCTTTGTAAACATTTTTCCCCGAAACTAAAAGTTGAGCATTTTCTTGAAAATAGTAAATACGGTCTACCCCATATTTCTTTTCAAGTACTCTATAAGCTTGCGCCAACTGAAAAGGTCTACTTGTTGTATTATGAGCATCGGATGCGATAAAGTGGGTCAACTCTGCCTCTATCAGCTGCATACTGAACTTTTGTATGGTCTTACCGAAAAAACCGGTAATACTGGAGGCCGTTATCTGTGTAAGCGCACCATCTCTTACGAGGTCAAATACTAGTTCTGGTTCTGCAATCATTTCTCGGTTTCGCTCAGGATGGACGATAATTGGAATCAGCCCGTTCAATTGGATATCATAAATCAGTTTTTTTGTATATCTTGGAACATGATTAGAAGGAAATTCAATAAAGAGATATTGACCGCTATTATTGAGCGGCAATATCTCTTCCATTTTATATTCTTCCAGTAACTCTCCGAATATACGGACTTCCTGTCCAGGCAGAATAGTGAGGTTAATATTCTCTTCAGCTAATCGTTGATTCATTTCCTGTACTTTTTCCAAAATCAACGACTTAGGATTAATGTATTGGCCGTTTTTATGATGGGGAGTGGCAATGATTGTATCAATACCGTCCAGAACTGCTTGTTGAGCCATTTGAAGACTTTCAGTCAGGTTTTTTGGCCCATCATCCAATCCTGGTAACAGGTGACAATGAATATCTATCATTATTTTCTCCTCTTCTACTCTCTATTACTCTCCGTAATAATAATAGTAATTGCTGTCACTCATTTTCTTCTGATTTAAAACAACTCCAAGCAGCTTGGCATTAACTGTTTCTAATAAATCCTTTGCTTTAAGCGCTGCATCCACTTGGGTTCTTCCACTGTTCACAACCAAGATTGTCCCATCGCATTTATTACCAAGAATCTGTGCATCTGTGACAGCGAGCACTGGAGGAGTATCAATCAATATCACTTCATAAGCGTCATATAAATCTTCTAGCAGTTTATCCATAGCCTGTGAGCCAAGCAATTCAGCTGGATTCGGTGGAATAGGCCCAGTAACAAGGACCGATAAATTCTCGACTTCCGTTTGCTTGACGGCCTTTTTAAAATCAGTCTGCTTGCTTAAGACATTTGTCAATCCAATTAAATTAGTTAGCTGGAAAGTATAGTGTACAGTTGGCTTTCTCATATCTCCATCGATTAACAGCACGCTTTTCCCTTGCTGGGCAAACACAACAGCGAGGTTGGCAGCCGTTGTGGACTTGCCCTCTGCAGGACCCGATGAAGTCACGACGATGGATCGGATTTGGTGATCTAGTGAAGAGAACTGTATATTCGTACGGATCGTTTTATATTGCTCAGAGACTGGTGAACGAGAGCTTGTATGCGTAACTAATGTCCGGCTGTGCGCCATTGTTCCATGCTTTTTAGTATTCATTTTATTTTGCTTCAAGAGATTCACCTCGACTGCTATTTTTCCTGCCATTTTGCCCACTGTACGTTTGCTTTTCTTCTTTTGTAGAAATGACCTGCACAGCTCCTAGTACCGGAAGACCAAGAAGTTTTTCTACATCTTGTTCAGATTTCACCGTATTATCGAGATATTCAAGCAAGAACGCAAGTCCAATAGATGCCATTAACCCAACTATAAATGCAATTGCCATATTGAGTACAGGCTGCGGTTTAACCGGGACTGGATTTTCACTTAGCTCAGCTGGAGAAAGAATATGTATATTATCAATTTGCATCAACTTAGCAATTTCCCGTTGAAACACTTTCGCTATCTCATTCGTAATCAAGACCGCTTTAGCTGGATCATTATTCTGAACGCTTAATGTGACAACTTGTGATTGACCTTCTTGGCTGACACTCAAACTGCCATTCAATCCAGAAGGTG
This window encodes:
- a CDS encoding tyrosine-protein phosphatase, encoding MIDIHCHLLPGLDDGPKNLTESLQMAQQAVLDGIDTIIATPHHKNGQYINPKSLILEKVQEMNQRLAEENINLTILPGQEVRIFGELLEEYKMEEILPLNNSGQYLFIEFPSNHVPRYTKKLIYDIQLNGLIPIIVHPERNREMIAEPELVFDLVRDGALTQITASSITGFFGKTIQKFSMQLIEAELTHFIASDAHNTTSRPFQLAQAYRVLEKKYGVDRIYYFQENAQLLVSGKNVYKEEPHRVKRKKVLGIF
- a CDS encoding CpsD/CapB family tyrosine-protein kinase; the protein is MNTKKHGTMAHSRTLVTHTSSRSPVSEQYKTIRTNIQFSSLDHQIRSIVVTSSGPAEGKSTTAANLAVVFAQQGKSVLLIDGDMRKPTVHYTFQLTNLIGLTNVLSKQTDFKKAVKQTEVENLSVLVTGPIPPNPAELLGSQAMDKLLEDLYDAYEVILIDTPPVLAVTDAQILGNKCDGTILVVNSGRTQVDAALKAKDLLETVNAKLLGVVLNQKKMSDSNYYYYYGE
- a CDS encoding YveK family protein encodes the protein MEETVSLRELVGTLKKRIVLIISITLLVTAISGAMSYFLIKPVYKSSTQILVSQAAAGALASIAGFDADAKYIETYNVIMKSPYILDQVIEELNLNTTPSGLNGSLSVSQEGQSQVVTLSVQNNDPAKAVLITNEIAKVFQREIAKLMQIDNIHILSPAELSENPVPVKPQPVLNMAIAFIVGLMASIGLAFLLEYLDNTVKSEQDVEKLLGLPVLGAVQVISTKEEKQTYSGQNGRKNSSRGESLEAK